The following coding sequences lie in one Chelonia mydas isolate rCheMyd1 chromosome 6, rCheMyd1.pri.v2, whole genome shotgun sequence genomic window:
- the LOC102948165 gene encoding membrane-spanning 4-domains subfamily A member 4D, translated as MPELESLQHSFLGVQPRVFGAVLVVVGLLQMAFGTLFVIDNCAYTDSVGIHFFPGMLLFLAGIIAIAADRAPSMALVKACLVIQIIAATVVMVINFLYMRDLLSYLSFACDLQDQLQNCRVHDQILIYCTGMRGIALFTATLGLCLTFSLAAFGCKAVCYQNSEDDVPIVVLSSHEVKADPE; from the exons ATGCCAGAGCTGGAATCCCTGCAACACAGCTTCCTCGGGGTGCAGCCCAGAGTCTTTGGG GCGGTGCTAGTGGTGGTGGGGCTGCTGCAGATGGCCTTTGGAACCCTCTTCGTCATCGACAACTGCGCTTACACGGATAGTGTCGGCATCCACTTCTTCCCAGGAATGCTG TTATTCTTGGCTGGCATCATTGCCATCGCTGCTGACAGAGCACCTAGCATGGCCCTG GTGAAGGCCTGTCTGGTGATCCAGATTATTGCTGCAACTGTTGTCATGGTGATCAACTTCCTCTACATGAGGGACCTGCTCTCCTATCTCAGTTTTGCCTGTGACCTCCAGGACCAACTCCAGAACTGCCGTGTGCACGATCAGATCCTG ATCTACTGCACAGGCATGCGGGGCATTGCACTGTTCACAGCGACTCTGGGGTTGTGCCTCACTTTTTCTCTGGCAGCGTTTGGATGCAAAGCTGTCTGTTACCAGAACTCTGAAGATGATGTG CCCATTGTTGTCCTTAGCTCTCATGAGGTAAAAGCAGATCCTGAGTGA